A genomic segment from Pseudosulfitobacter sp. DSM 107133 encodes:
- a CDS encoding serine kinase codes for MTTDAARVTLHATTVAVRGRAVVITGASGAGKSSLALQLMALGAVLVSDDRTILTRDGAQIVADAPDTLRGLIEARGVGILSATAAGPTPVTLVIDLDQSETRRLPERHQFDLLDVALPCLHKYDTAAWPAAIVQYLIGGAADK; via the coding sequence ATGACAACCGATGCGGCCCGGGTCACGCTGCACGCCACGACAGTGGCGGTGCGGGGCCGTGCCGTTGTCATCACCGGCGCATCCGGGGCGGGGAAATCCTCGCTTGCCTTGCAGCTTATGGCCTTGGGCGCTGTACTTGTGTCCGACGACCGAACCATTCTGACACGCGATGGTGCACAGATTGTTGCAGATGCCCCCGACACATTGCGCGGTCTGATCGAAGCACGCGGGGTGGGAATACTGTCGGCCACGGCAGCGGGGCCGACACCCGTGACCCTTGTTATTGACCTTGACCAGAGCGAAACCCGGCGCCTGCCCGAACGCCATCAGTTTGACCTGCTTGATGTCGCTTTGCCCTGCCTTCACAAATACGATACCGCTGCTTGGCCAGCTGCGATTGTGCAGTATCTTATTGGTGGAGCCGCTGACAAATGA
- a CDS encoding FAD-binding protein produces MAVLLLAEVNNGELAMDATAKAVTAAKSLGDVTVLCAGGSAAAAGEAAAKIDGVAKVLVAEDASLGHRLAESTAALIVSLAGDYEHIVAPATTDAKNVMPRVAALLDVMIISDASGVVDGDTFERPIYAGNAIQTVKSKDAKKVITFRTSTFDAAGEGGSASVETVSAAADPGLSSWVEDKVAASDRPELTSAGVVVSGGRGVGSEEDFKLIEKLADKLGAAVGASRAAVDSGYAPNDWQVGQTGKVVAPDLYVAVGISGAIQHLAGMKDSKVIVAINKDEEAPIFQVADYGLVADLFTAVPELIEKL; encoded by the coding sequence ATGGCTGTTCTGCTTCTTGCCGAAGTCAACAATGGCGAACTGGCGATGGACGCCACAGCCAAGGCTGTGACCGCCGCCAAATCGTTGGGTGATGTGACCGTTCTGTGCGCGGGCGGCTCGGCAGCTGCTGCGGGCGAAGCGGCTGCGAAAATCGACGGCGTGGCCAAGGTGCTGGTTGCCGAAGACGCATCGCTGGGCCACCGTCTGGCGGAATCCACAGCCGCGCTGATCGTGTCGCTGGCCGGTGATTACGAACACATCGTTGCCCCCGCCACCACCGACGCCAAAAACGTGATGCCCCGTGTCGCGGCGCTGCTGGACGTGATGATTATTTCCGACGCCTCCGGCGTTGTTGATGGCGACACGTTCGAACGCCCGATTTACGCAGGCAACGCGATCCAGACTGTTAAGTCGAAAGACGCAAAAAAGGTCATCACCTTCCGTACATCGACATTCGATGCGGCCGGTGAAGGCGGTTCCGCCTCGGTCGAAACCGTGTCGGCAGCCGCTGATCCCGGCCTGTCGTCCTGGGTCGAAGACAAGGTTGCCGCCAGCGACCGCCCCGAACTGACATCGGCTGGTGTCGTTGTGTCGGGTGGCCGTGGTGTCGGCTCGGAAGAAGACTTCAAGCTGATCGAAAAACTGGCCGACAAACTGGGCGCCGCCGTTGGCGCGTCGCGCGCGGCTGTGGACAGCGGCTATGCCCCGAACGACTGGCAGGTGGGCCAGACGGGCAAGGTGGTCGCCCCTGACCTTTATGTCGCGGTCGGCATCTCGGGTGCGATCCAGCACCTTGCGGGCATGAAAGACTCCAAAGTGATCGTTGCGATCAACAAGGACGAAGAAGCCCCGATCTTCCAGGTTGCGGACTACGGCCTTGTGGCTGACCTGTTCACGGCTGTGCCGGAACTGATCGAAAAACTGTAA
- a CDS encoding twin transmembrane helix small protein — protein sequence MTSDPLFILILLACAAVVLVLVTGLGGFAKGSGWASKNSNKLMRMRIIAQFIAVILIVIAVLWRQSGG from the coding sequence ATGACCTCGGATCCACTGTTCATCTTGATCCTGCTGGCCTGTGCAGCCGTGGTTCTGGTGTTGGTCACCGGACTTGGCGGTTTTGCAAAAGGCAGCGGCTGGGCCTCGAAGAACTCGAACAAACTGATGCGGATGCGGATCATTGCGCAGTTTATCGCTGTCATTTTGATCGTAATCGCGGTGCTGTGGCGCCAATCCGGAGGTTGA
- a CDS encoding electron transfer flavoprotein subunit beta/FixA family protein gives MKVLVPVKRVIDYNVKVRVKADGSGVDLANVKMSMNPFDEIAVEQAIRMKEAGQVEEIIAVSIGVKQAQETLRTALAMGADRAILVIAADDVHQDIEPLTVAKILKAIVDEEQPGLVLCGKQAIDNDMNATGQMLSALLGWSQGTFASEVEISGDKAKVTREVDGGLQTIEINMPTVITVDLRLNEPRYASLPNIMKAKKKPLDEKTAADYGVDTALHLEVVSTKEPEARAAGEIVADVDALVAKLKEKGVV, from the coding sequence ATGAAGGTATTGGTGCCTGTCAAACGCGTGATCGACTATAACGTGAAAGTCCGTGTAAAAGCGGATGGATCGGGTGTTGATCTTGCAAACGTGAAAATGTCGATGAACCCGTTCGACGAGATTGCCGTCGAACAGGCGATCCGTATGAAAGAGGCCGGTCAGGTCGAAGAAATCATCGCGGTGTCGATCGGCGTCAAGCAGGCGCAGGAAACCCTGCGCACGGCGCTGGCGATGGGTGCGGACCGGGCGATCCTGGTCATCGCAGCCGATGACGTTCATCAGGACATCGAACCGCTGACCGTTGCCAAGATCCTCAAGGCGATTGTCGACGAAGAGCAGCCCGGCCTTGTGCTGTGCGGCAAACAGGCGATCGACAACGACATGAACGCCACCGGCCAGATGCTGTCGGCCCTGCTGGGCTGGTCGCAAGGCACCTTCGCCTCCGAGGTCGAAATCTCGGGCGACAAGGCCAAGGTCACGCGCGAAGTGGACGGCGGTTTGCAAACCATTGAAATCAACATGCCGACCGTCATCACCGTCGACCTGCGCCTGAACGAGCCGCGCTATGCGTCGCTGCCCAACATCATGAAAGCGAAGAAAAAGCCGCTGGATGAGAAAACCGCAGCCGATTACGGCGTTGATACGGCGCTGCATCTGGAAGTGGTCAGCACCAAAGAGCCCGAAGCCCGCGCGGCTGGCGAAATCGTGGCAGACGTGGACGCACTGGTTGCGAAACTCAAAGAAAAGGGAGTGGTGTAA
- a CDS encoding lysophospholipid acyltransferase family protein yields MVDSSQGVKGVTQAQDETVTFTKYDRRSLSYASTFDDPWKAGFIRLMEAFTGKLTILRLIRKFERRGAPQGQAFWRACLDVMGIELTTPQSQLDRIPKEGPVIVVANHPHGMVDGMIFGDLIGRVRPDYRILTRSLLTAIDEVAGSYMIPVPFPHDPDAQRKGVEMRAKAMKHLKEGGVVALFPSGQVAASETYWGPAVEAEWNVFTAALIRRSGATVVPMKFPGQNSRAYQIANKLSPMLRQGLLLHEIVYSLNKPQGPIVGDPIAPEDLKGWADDPRGFMAWLREHTLNLKG; encoded by the coding sequence GTGGTTGACAGCTCGCAGGGCGTAAAAGGCGTGACGCAGGCACAGGACGAAACGGTCACATTTACCAAATATGACCGCCGCAGCCTGTCCTATGCCTCGACCTTTGACGATCCCTGGAAAGCCGGCTTTATCCGTCTGATGGAAGCCTTTACCGGCAAGCTGACCATCCTGCGTCTGATCCGCAAATTCGAACGCCGTGGTGCACCGCAGGGACAGGCGTTCTGGCGGGCCTGCCTGGATGTGATGGGCATTGAACTGACCACACCCCAAAGCCAGCTGGATCGAATCCCCAAAGAGGGGCCCGTGATCGTGGTGGCGAACCATCCGCATGGGATGGTTGATGGCATGATCTTTGGCGACCTGATCGGCCGCGTGCGCCCGGACTATCGCATCCTGACCCGCTCGTTGCTGACCGCCATCGACGAGGTTGCGGGCAGCTATATGATCCCTGTGCCCTTTCCGCACGATCCCGATGCGCAGCGCAAGGGCGTCGAGATGCGTGCCAAGGCGATGAAACACCTCAAGGAGGGCGGCGTTGTTGCCCTGTTCCCTTCGGGTCAGGTCGCAGCGTCCGAAACCTATTGGGGCCCTGCGGTCGAGGCGGAATGGAACGTGTTCACCGCCGCCCTGATCCGCCGGTCAGGTGCCACGGTCGTGCCAATGAAGTTCCCCGGCCAGAACAGCCGCGCCTATCAGATTGCCAACAAACTCTCGCCGATGCTGCGTCAGGGGTTGCTGCTGCATGAAATCGTCTATTCCCTGAACAAACCCCAGGGCCCTATCGTTGGTGACCCGATCGCGCCCGAAGACCTCAAGGGCTGGGCAGATGATCCGCGCGGCTTCATGGCGTGGCTGCGGGAACACACCCTGAACCTCAAGGGCTGA
- a CDS encoding SDR family NAD(P)-dependent oxidoreductase has translation MKSILITGCSSGIGHAAAHGLRARGWRVFAACRRAEDCARLQAEGFDSPQIDYTDETSITAGLAEVLNATDGTLDALFNNGAHATPGAVEDLPTDALRALFEANFFGWHTLTRAVIPVMRAQGHGRIVQCSSVLGFITMPWRGAYNASKHAIEGLTSTLRIEMRDTDIRICTIEPGPVTSRIRANSVAHFERWIDWRSSPRAAQYETSLMKRLYATDSGPDTFALPPEAVVKKLIHAVESSSPRPRYYVTVPTHVMGVMKRILPTRALDWLLSRN, from the coding sequence ATGAAATCCATTCTGATCACCGGCTGTTCGTCAGGTATCGGCCATGCCGCCGCCCACGGGCTGCGCGCGCGCGGCTGGCGTGTTTTTGCGGCCTGCCGCCGCGCTGAGGATTGCGCACGATTGCAAGCCGAAGGGTTCGACAGCCCGCAAATCGACTATACCGACGAAACCAGCATCACCGCCGGACTGGCCGAAGTGCTGAACGCCACGGACGGCACGCTGGATGCGCTGTTCAACAACGGCGCCCACGCCACGCCCGGCGCTGTCGAAGATCTGCCCACCGACGCCCTGCGCGCGTTGTTCGAGGCGAATTTCTTTGGCTGGCACACGCTGACCCGCGCGGTGATCCCGGTGATGCGCGCCCAGGGGCACGGGCGGATCGTGCAATGTTCGTCTGTGCTGGGTTTCATCACGATGCCATGGCGTGGGGCTTACAACGCCTCGAAACACGCCATCGAAGGGCTGACCAGCACATTGCGTATCGAAATGCGCGATACGGATATCCGCATTTGCACGATCGAACCCGGCCCCGTCACCAGCCGCATCCGCGCCAATTCGGTCGCCCATTTCGAGCGCTGGATCGACTGGCGGTCATCGCCGCGCGCTGCACAGTACGAAACCAGCCTGATGAAACGGCTTTATGCCACTGACAGCGGGCCGGACACCTTTGCACTGCCGCCCGAGGCCGTGGTGAAAAAACTGATCCACGCCGTCGAAAGCTCCAGCCCCCGCCCGCGCTATTATGTGACTGTGCCGACGCATGTCATGGGGGTGATGAAACGCATATTGCCAACGCGCGCACTGGACTGGCTGCTGTCGCGGAACTAG
- a CDS encoding SH3 domain-containing protein, translating to MVRFIVLTFGFLGWAFYEMSGGADFDAEALRMSRIDADQSAPVTATTPKTLLAEVDTKDTGAAEVTRVALNLTTTRDIVAPAKPLPTAPAPAKFDGAILSTASLETPETPEIILPSLIPAAEPEAQTTAELLVDEDNGLLDVRAVSGSRVNMRDGPGTYYDVVSNLTRGTLVEILQDPGNGWVKLRPMDGGPEGWMAASLLTNS from the coding sequence ATGGTTCGATTTATTGTATTGACCTTCGGCTTTTTGGGCTGGGCCTTTTATGAAATGAGTGGCGGGGCCGATTTCGACGCCGAAGCCTTGCGCATGTCACGCATTGACGCCGACCAGAGTGCGCCGGTGACAGCCACCACACCAAAGACGCTGTTGGCCGAAGTCGACACCAAAGACACCGGCGCTGCCGAGGTAACACGCGTTGCGCTGAACCTGACCACAACGCGCGATATTGTGGCCCCTGCCAAGCCGCTGCCCACCGCACCCGCACCCGCAAAATTCGACGGCGCAATCCTGAGCACCGCTTCGCTGGAAACCCCGGAGACACCCGAGATCATCCTCCCCAGCCTGATTCCCGCCGCAGAACCTGAAGCCCAAACAACGGCCGAACTGTTGGTGGACGAAGACAACGGTCTGCTGGATGTGCGTGCCGTCTCGGGCAGCCGCGTAAACATGCGCGACGGCCCGGGCACCTATTACGACGTGGTCAGCAATCTGACACGCGGGACGCTGGTCGAAATCCTGCAAGACCCCGGCAACGGCTGGGTCAAGCTGCGCCCGATGGATGGCGGCCCAGAGGGCTGGATGGCTGCGTCTTTGCTGACCAACAGCTGA
- a CDS encoding HPr family phosphocarrier protein, whose amino-acid sequence MTKCTLKIVNEKGLHARASAKLVEVVEAFDAQAEVAKDGMSASGDSIMGLLMLAASKGTFIDVETSGPDAEALAEALTALVADKFGEGA is encoded by the coding sequence ATGACCAAATGCACTTTGAAGATCGTGAACGAGAAAGGGCTGCACGCCCGCGCCTCGGCCAAACTCGTTGAAGTTGTCGAGGCTTTTGACGCCCAGGCAGAAGTGGCCAAGGACGGGATGTCTGCCTCGGGCGACAGTATTATGGGCCTTTTGATGTTGGCAGCCTCCAAAGGAACCTTTATTGACGTTGAAACCTCTGGACCGGACGCCGAAGCGCTGGCAGAAGCGCTGACGGCACTGGTTGCGGACAAGTTTGGCGAAGGCGCCTGA
- the rapZ gene encoding RNase adapter RapZ, with product MTDTERTHRRLVLITGPSGAGRSSAIRVLEDLGFEVIDNMPLRLIRPLLDDPSSTRPLALGIDPRTRDFSVNAVMDAIGQIAAVPGLVPELLYLDCDTDVLLRRFSETRRRHPLADGDRPEAGIARELDMLGPLRARADILIDTSQLNVHQLRAAVEEWFAPGEQGHLSVSVESFSYKRGLPRSVDMVFDCRFLKNPYWDPTLRAANGTEKLVQDHIATDSRYAEFVTKTTDLALWLLPAFAAEGKSHLSIAFGCTGGQHRSVAMAETCAAALAKAGWQVSIRHRELDRRKKDGAE from the coding sequence ATGACCGACACAGAACGCACCCACCGCCGCCTTGTGCTGATCACCGGACCTTCGGGTGCCGGACGGTCCAGTGCTATTCGCGTGCTTGAGGATCTGGGCTTTGAAGTCATCGACAACATGCCGCTGCGCCTGATACGCCCCCTGCTGGACGATCCCTCCAGCACGCGGCCCTTGGCCTTGGGTATCGACCCGCGCACACGCGATTTTTCGGTGAATGCGGTGATGGACGCCATTGGCCAGATTGCGGCCGTTCCGGGGCTGGTGCCAGAACTGCTGTACCTTGATTGCGACACCGACGTGCTGCTGCGCCGGTTCTCGGAGACCCGCCGCAGGCACCCGTTGGCCGATGGTGACCGCCCCGAGGCAGGCATCGCCCGCGAGCTGGACATGCTGGGCCCGCTGCGTGCCCGTGCCGACATCCTGATCGACACCTCGCAGCTGAACGTTCACCAGCTGCGCGCGGCTGTCGAGGAATGGTTCGCGCCGGGGGAACAGGGGCATCTGTCGGTGTCGGTGGAAAGCTTTTCGTACAAACGCGGACTGCCGCGCAGCGTGGATATGGTGTTTGACTGCCGGTTTCTGAAGAATCCCTATTGGGACCCGACGCTGCGCGCAGCCAATGGCACCGAAAAGCTGGTGCAAGACCACATTGCAACAGATTCGCGCTATGCAGAATTTGTCACGAAAACCACCGATCTCGCGCTATGGTTGTTGCCAGCCTTCGCGGCAGAGGGGAAATCGCACCTTTCGATCGCATTTGGGTGTACCGGGGGGCAACATCGGTCGGTTGCCATGGCGGAAACCTGCGCGGCAGCCCTTGCGAAGGCGGGCTGGCAGGTGTCAATTAGGCATCGCGAATTAGACCGCCGGAAAAAGGACGGGGCAGAGTGA
- a CDS encoding 3-hydroxybutyryl-CoA dehydrogenase, with protein sequence MDIKTVGIVGAGQMGNGIAHVMALAGYDVMMTDISDDALKAAVALIDSNMERQVARDKITAEVKAEAMARITTTVTLTDLGPSDLIIEAATERETVKQAIFEDLLPHLKPETILTSNTSSISITRLASRTDRPEKFMGFHFMNPVPVMQLVELIRGIATDAETYDACKQVVDKLGKTAASAEDFPAFIVNRILMPMINEAVYTLYEGVGNVQSIDSSMKLGANHPMGPLELADFIGLDTCLAIMNVLHDGLADTKYRPCPLLTKYVEAGWLGRKTQRGFYDYRGETPVPTR encoded by the coding sequence ATGGACATCAAGACGGTCGGGATCGTAGGCGCGGGGCAAATGGGCAACGGGATTGCGCATGTGATGGCGTTGGCAGGCTATGACGTAATGATGACGGACATCAGCGACGATGCGCTGAAAGCAGCCGTCGCGCTGATCGACAGCAACATGGAACGGCAGGTCGCCCGCGACAAGATCACCGCCGAGGTCAAGGCCGAAGCCATGGCGCGAATCACCACAACGGTGACATTGACCGACCTTGGGCCAAGCGATCTGATCATCGAGGCGGCAACCGAACGCGAAACCGTCAAACAGGCGATTTTCGAAGACCTTCTGCCGCATCTGAAACCGGAAACCATCCTGACGTCGAACACCTCGTCCATTTCGATCACCCGTCTGGCCAGCCGCACGGACAGGCCCGAAAAATTCATGGGGTTCCATTTCATGAACCCGGTGCCGGTGATGCAACTGGTGGAGCTGATCCGCGGCATTGCCACCGACGCCGAAACCTATGACGCCTGCAAACAGGTGGTGGACAAACTGGGCAAGACCGCCGCCAGCGCCGAGGATTTCCCCGCCTTTATCGTCAACCGCATCCTGATGCCGATGATCAACGAGGCGGTCTATACGCTGTATGAAGGTGTGGGGAACGTGCAATCCATCGACAGCTCGATGAAGCTGGGCGCGAACCACCCCATGGGGCCGCTGGAGCTGGCGGATTTCATCGGTCTGGACACCTGTCTGGCGATCATGAACGTGCTGCACGACGGGCTGGCCGATACCAAATACCGCCCCTGCCCGCTGTTGACCAAATACGTTGAAGCCGGGTGGCTGGGGCGCAAGACACAGCGCGGGTTCTATGATTATCGGGGCGAGACACCTGTTCCGACGCGCTAA
- a CDS encoding PTS fructose transporter subunit IIA produces MIGIVIVAHGGLAREYLAAIEHVVGSQSGVRAIAIEANHNRAEKQSEICAAADEVDDGDGVVVVTDLYGGSPSNLSLLACQPQGRRILYGANLPMLIKLAKSRHKPVGDAVRAALDAGKKYIDSQNVSAESPNHV; encoded by the coding sequence GTGATCGGAATTGTGATTGTGGCACATGGTGGGCTGGCACGAGAGTATCTCGCTGCTATCGAACATGTTGTCGGATCGCAATCGGGCGTCCGCGCCATTGCGATCGAAGCCAATCACAACCGGGCCGAAAAACAGTCCGAGATCTGCGCCGCCGCCGACGAGGTCGATGACGGCGACGGTGTGGTGGTTGTGACCGATCTTTATGGCGGCTCGCCCTCCAATCTGTCGCTGCTGGCATGTCAGCCACAGGGGCGGCGCATTTTGTACGGCGCAAACTTGCCAATGCTGATCAAATTGGCCAAAAGCCGTCACAAACCCGTTGGCGATGCTGTACGTGCAGCACTGGACGCTGGCAAAAAATATATCGACAGCCAGAACGTCAGCGCAGAAAGCCCGAACCACGTATGA
- a CDS encoding DUF6473 family protein: MTYDAMGQGALNYFPCRYGTSKVLFRGPRKSLKKPYIAFFGGTETYGKFLARPFPDLLEESLGMPCVNLGCTNAGVEVFASDPQLSEIGAGAKVTVLQVLSAQNMTNRFYSVHPRRNDRFLKPSGLLEAIFRDVDFAEFNFNKHMLIHLNTVSPERFRTVREELQSAWIARMRHLLARIPGKTVLLWFGQADPDNRENGMNHDPWFVTREMIETLRNEVTEIVEVQASEQAMEQGTDGMVFSEMERQAAETMLGPVAHQEAAAALEPVLRRLVGQAALTAV; encoded by the coding sequence ATGACCTATGATGCTATGGGCCAAGGGGCCCTGAACTATTTTCCGTGCCGGTATGGCACGTCCAAAGTGCTGTTTCGCGGGCCACGCAAGTCGCTGAAAAAGCCGTATATCGCTTTCTTTGGCGGGACAGAAACCTATGGAAAGTTTCTGGCCAGACCGTTCCCCGACCTGCTTGAGGAGAGCCTGGGAATGCCTTGCGTCAATCTGGGCTGCACCAATGCGGGCGTCGAGGTTTTTGCCTCTGACCCGCAACTGAGCGAAATCGGTGCGGGGGCCAAGGTGACAGTGCTGCAAGTGCTGAGCGCGCAAAACATGACGAACCGGTTCTATTCGGTGCATCCGCGCCGGAACGACCGCTTCCTGAAACCTTCGGGGCTGCTTGAAGCGATCTTTCGGGATGTTGATTTTGCCGAGTTCAATTTCAACAAGCATATGCTGATCCATCTGAATACGGTGTCGCCCGAACGGTTCCGCACCGTGCGCGAAGAACTGCAAAGCGCCTGGATCGCACGGATGCGCCATTTGCTGGCCCGCATTCCGGGGAAAACCGTGTTGCTGTGGTTCGGGCAGGCCGATCCCGACAACCGCGAAAACGGGATGAACCACGATCCGTGGTTCGTGACCCGCGAGATGATTGAAACCCTGCGCAACGAGGTTACCGAGATCGTCGAAGTACAGGCTTCTGAACAGGCGATGGAACAGGGCACTGACGGCATGGTTTTTTCGGAAATGGAACGTCAGGCAGCAGAAACCATGCTGGGGCCTGTGGCGCATCAGGAGGCGGCTGCAGCACTGGAACCTGTGCTGCGCAGGCTGGTGGGGCAGGCGGCCTTGACCGCGGTCTGA
- a CDS encoding cob(I)yrinic acid a,c-diamide adenosyltransferase → MVVLNKIYTRTGDKGETALGDGTRVAKHAARVNAYGTSDELNAFVGVARLEATGDTDAALARIQNDLFDLGADLCRPDMEGDAKAEYPPLRMIDAQVKRLEAEIDVMNATLEPLRSFVLPGGAALAAHLHVCRTVSRRAERLAVDLATQEQVNPAAVKYLNRLSDWFFVAARIANNCGKDDVLWVPGANR, encoded by the coding sequence ATGGTTGTACTGAACAAGATTTACACGCGCACGGGCGACAAGGGCGAAACCGCCTTGGGCGATGGCACACGCGTGGCCAAACACGCCGCGCGGGTCAACGCCTATGGCACGTCGGACGAATTGAACGCCTTTGTCGGCGTGGCCCGGCTTGAGGCCACGGGCGACACCGACGCCGCCCTTGCCCGCATTCAGAACGACCTGTTCGACCTGGGCGCAGACCTGTGCCGCCCCGACATGGAAGGCGACGCCAAGGCGGAATACCCGCCCCTGCGCATGATCGACGCGCAGGTAAAACGGCTGGAAGCCGAGATTGACGTCATGAATGCCACCCTTGAGCCGCTGCGCAGCTTCGTGCTGCCCGGCGGGGCCGCGCTGGCTGCGCACCTGCATGTCTGCCGCACCGTCTCGCGCCGCGCCGAACGTCTGGCGGTGGACCTTGCGACGCAGGAACAGGTCAATCCGGCAGCGGTGAAATACCTGAACCGGCTGAGCGATTGGTTTTTTGTGGCCGCGCGGATTGCCAATAACTGTGGCAAGGATGACGTGTTGTGGGTGCCCGGTGCCAACCGCTGA